Proteins co-encoded in one Arachis hypogaea cultivar Tifrunner chromosome 13, arahy.Tifrunner.gnm2.J5K5, whole genome shotgun sequence genomic window:
- the LOC112792599 gene encoding squamosa promoter-binding-like protein 10 isoform X11 produces MEWNAKSPSQWEWEHLFFSNAKVTENPKLQPPPDWSGEANGETNVGLLDNSGGSGCSESELMNPSSSRSSKSASINSSSNRDSKTSIFTLESSQDDSSGKKEELVENSHSHEAPPGSGEPLLTLKLGKRLYFEDVCPGSDAKKNQSSSGAPIQAVSSGKKSKSNAQNMQYPCCQVEGCGLDLLSAKDYHRKHRVCENHSKSPKVVIAGLERRFCQQCSRFHGLSEFDENKRSCRRRLSDHNARRRKPHPETVQLNPSDLTPSPFVGRQQISPFTYTTSGAANTVWQDMRRSKQLPQTKDFLLKAVKGNNEIPSIVSMVTEDNSKGVEDSTTCSDTQDFQSALSLLSTESHQPQRLPIASSEYWHTDQHPLASTMWLTYPTCDDTITNRSQEFQLLREPYDSAFSYHHLD; encoded by the exons ATGGAGTGGAATGCAAAATCTCCCTCACAATGGGAGTGGGAGCACCTGTTCTTCTCCAATGCAAAAGTAACCGAAAACCCCAAATTACAACCACCACCAGATTGGAGTGGTGAAGCAAATGGAGAAACCAATGTTGGGTTGTTGGACAATTCTGGTGGTAGTGGTTGCTCTGAGTCTGAGCTCATGAACCCATCTTCATCAAGAAGCTCGAAATCTGCTTCCATCAATTCATCTTCCAATAGGGATAGCAAAACATCTATCTTCACCTTAGAAAGTTCCCAAGATGATTCCAGTGGTAAAAAAGAAGAGCTGGTTGAAAACTCTCATTCGCATGAGGCCCCTCCTGGCTCTGGCGAACCGTTGCTTACTCTAAAGCTTGGTAAACGCTTGTATTTTGAGGATGTTTGTCCGGGAAGTGATGCCAAGAAGAACCAGTCTTCCTCGGGTGCTCCGATTCAAGCTGTGAGTAGTGGAAAGAAATCTAAGTCCAATGCTCAGAACATGCAATATCCATGCTGCCAGGTTGAAGGTTGTGGCCTTGACCTCTTGTCAGCTAAAGATTATCATCGCAAACATAGAGTTTGTGAAAATCATTCCAAATCTCCAAAGGTGGTTATTGCTGGTTTGGAACGTCGATTTTGCCAGCAATGTAGCAG GTTCCATGGTCTGTCAGAGTTTGATGAAAACAAAAGAAGCTGCAGACGGCGTCTTTCAGATCACAATGCACGGCGCCGGAAACCTCATCCTGAAACTGTCCAGTTAAATCCATCAGATTTGACTCCGTCGCCTTTTG TTGGGAGGCAACAGATTAGCCCCTTCACTTATACAACGAGCGGAGCCGCGAATACAGTTTGGCAAGACATGCGGCGGAGCAAGCAGCTCCCCCAGACGAAAGATTTTCTGTTGAAGGCTGTGAAAGGCAACAATGAGATACCAAGTATTGTGAGCATGGTCACAGAGGATAATTCCAAAG GTGTAGAGGATTCAACTACGTGCTCTGATACTCAAGATTTCCAGAGTGCTCTCTCTCTTCTGTCAACCGAGTCTCATCAGCCTCAGCGCTTGCCTATTGCTTCCTCAGAATACTGGCACACTGATCAACACCCATTGGCTTCCACCATGTGGCTCACCTACCCAACTTGCGACGACACCATCACCAACCGCTCTCAGGAATTTCAGCTCTTACGAGAACCTTATGATTCTGCTTTTAGTTATCACCACTTGGATTAA
- the LOC112792599 gene encoding squamosa promoter-binding-like protein 12 isoform X10 yields MEWNAKSPSQWEWEHLFFSNAKVTENPKLQPPPDWSGEANGETNVGLLDNSGGSGCSESELMNPSSSRSSKSASINSSSNRDSKTSIFTLESSQDDSSGKKEELVENSHSHEAPPGSGEPLLTLKLGKRLYFEDVCPGSDAKKNQSSSGAPIQAVSSGKKSKSNAQNMQYPCCQVEGCGLDLLSAKDYHRKHRVCENHSKSPKVVIAGLERRFCQQCSRFHGLSEFDENKRSCRRRLSDHNARRRKPHPETVQLNPSDLTPSPFAVGRQQISPFTYTTSGAANTVWQDMRRSKQLPQTKDFLLKAVKGNNEIPSIVSMVTEDNSKGVEDSTTCSDTQDFQSALSLLSTESHQPQRLPIASSEYWHTDQHPLASTMWLTYPTCDDTITNRSQEFQLLREPYDSAFSYHHLD; encoded by the exons ATGGAGTGGAATGCAAAATCTCCCTCACAATGGGAGTGGGAGCACCTGTTCTTCTCCAATGCAAAAGTAACCGAAAACCCCAAATTACAACCACCACCAGATTGGAGTGGTGAAGCAAATGGAGAAACCAATGTTGGGTTGTTGGACAATTCTGGTGGTAGTGGTTGCTCTGAGTCTGAGCTCATGAACCCATCTTCATCAAGAAGCTCGAAATCTGCTTCCATCAATTCATCTTCCAATAGGGATAGCAAAACATCTATCTTCACCTTAGAAAGTTCCCAAGATGATTCCAGTGGTAAAAAAGAAGAGCTGGTTGAAAACTCTCATTCGCATGAGGCCCCTCCTGGCTCTGGCGAACCGTTGCTTACTCTAAAGCTTGGTAAACGCTTGTATTTTGAGGATGTTTGTCCGGGAAGTGATGCCAAGAAGAACCAGTCTTCCTCGGGTGCTCCGATTCAAGCTGTGAGTAGTGGAAAGAAATCTAAGTCCAATGCTCAGAACATGCAATATCCATGCTGCCAGGTTGAAGGTTGTGGCCTTGACCTCTTGTCAGCTAAAGATTATCATCGCAAACATAGAGTTTGTGAAAATCATTCCAAATCTCCAAAGGTGGTTATTGCTGGTTTGGAACGTCGATTTTGCCAGCAATGTAGCAG GTTCCATGGTCTGTCAGAGTTTGATGAAAACAAAAGAAGCTGCAGACGGCGTCTTTCAGATCACAATGCACGGCGCCGGAAACCTCATCCTGAAACTGTCCAGTTAAATCCATCAGATTTGACTCCGTCGCCTTTTG CAGTTGGGAGGCAACAGATTAGCCCCTTCACTTATACAACGAGCGGAGCCGCGAATACAGTTTGGCAAGACATGCGGCGGAGCAAGCAGCTCCCCCAGACGAAAGATTTTCTGTTGAAGGCTGTGAAAGGCAACAATGAGATACCAAGTATTGTGAGCATGGTCACAGAGGATAATTCCAAAG GTGTAGAGGATTCAACTACGTGCTCTGATACTCAAGATTTCCAGAGTGCTCTCTCTCTTCTGTCAACCGAGTCTCATCAGCCTCAGCGCTTGCCTATTGCTTCCTCAGAATACTGGCACACTGATCAACACCCATTGGCTTCCACCATGTGGCTCACCTACCCAACTTGCGACGACACCATCACCAACCGCTCTCAGGAATTTCAGCTCTTACGAGAACCTTATGATTCTGCTTTTAGTTATCACCACTTGGATTAA
- the LOC112792599 gene encoding squamosa promoter-binding-like protein 12 isoform X7, translated as MEWNAKSPSQWEWEHLFFSNAKVTENPKLQPPPDWSGEANGETNVGLLDNSGGSGCSESELMNPSSSRSSKSASINSSSNRDSKTSIFTLESSQDDSSGKKEELVENSHSHEAPPGSGEPLLTLKLGKRLYFEDVCPGSDAKKNQSSSGAPIQAVSSGKKSKSNAQNMQYPCCQVEGCGLDLLSAKDYHRKHRVCENHSKSPKVVIAGLERRFCQQCSRFHGLSEFDENKRSCRRRLSDHNARRRKPHPETVQLNPSDLTPSPFAVGRQQISPFTYTTSGAANTVWQDMRRSKQLPQTKDFLLKAVKGNNEIPSIVSMVTEDNSKGIAFASVEDSTTCSDTQDFQSALSLLSTESHQPQRLPIASSEYWHTDQHPLASTMWLTYPTCDDTITNRSQEFQLLREPYDSAFSYHHLD; from the exons ATGGAGTGGAATGCAAAATCTCCCTCACAATGGGAGTGGGAGCACCTGTTCTTCTCCAATGCAAAAGTAACCGAAAACCCCAAATTACAACCACCACCAGATTGGAGTGGTGAAGCAAATGGAGAAACCAATGTTGGGTTGTTGGACAATTCTGGTGGTAGTGGTTGCTCTGAGTCTGAGCTCATGAACCCATCTTCATCAAGAAGCTCGAAATCTGCTTCCATCAATTCATCTTCCAATAGGGATAGCAAAACATCTATCTTCACCTTAGAAAGTTCCCAAGATGATTCCAGTGGTAAAAAAGAAGAGCTGGTTGAAAACTCTCATTCGCATGAGGCCCCTCCTGGCTCTGGCGAACCGTTGCTTACTCTAAAGCTTGGTAAACGCTTGTATTTTGAGGATGTTTGTCCGGGAAGTGATGCCAAGAAGAACCAGTCTTCCTCGGGTGCTCCGATTCAAGCTGTGAGTAGTGGAAAGAAATCTAAGTCCAATGCTCAGAACATGCAATATCCATGCTGCCAGGTTGAAGGTTGTGGCCTTGACCTCTTGTCAGCTAAAGATTATCATCGCAAACATAGAGTTTGTGAAAATCATTCCAAATCTCCAAAGGTGGTTATTGCTGGTTTGGAACGTCGATTTTGCCAGCAATGTAGCAG GTTCCATGGTCTGTCAGAGTTTGATGAAAACAAAAGAAGCTGCAGACGGCGTCTTTCAGATCACAATGCACGGCGCCGGAAACCTCATCCTGAAACTGTCCAGTTAAATCCATCAGATTTGACTCCGTCGCCTTTTG CAGTTGGGAGGCAACAGATTAGCCCCTTCACTTATACAACGAGCGGAGCCGCGAATACAGTTTGGCAAGACATGCGGCGGAGCAAGCAGCTCCCCCAGACGAAAGATTTTCTGTTGAAGGCTGTGAAAGGCAACAATGAGATACCAAGTATTGTGAGCATGGTCACAGAGGATAATTCCAAAGGCATTGCATTTGCAA GTGTAGAGGATTCAACTACGTGCTCTGATACTCAAGATTTCCAGAGTGCTCTCTCTCTTCTGTCAACCGAGTCTCATCAGCCTCAGCGCTTGCCTATTGCTTCCTCAGAATACTGGCACACTGATCAACACCCATTGGCTTCCACCATGTGGCTCACCTACCCAACTTGCGACGACACCATCACCAACCGCTCTCAGGAATTTCAGCTCTTACGAGAACCTTATGATTCTGCTTTTAGTTATCACCACTTGGATTAA
- the LOC112792599 gene encoding squamosa promoter-binding-like protein 10 isoform X3 translates to MIFFFWFLLLLHPHICVSFFGLSFFSSENKNAKKNKLGFHEICIHSSILPLFLSLLIELHSLLFSGSLNFSALPMEWNAKSPSQWEWEHLFFSNAKVTENPKLQPPPDWSGEANGETNVGLLDNSGGSGCSESELMNPSSSRSSKSASINSSSNRDSKTSIFTLESSQDDSSGKKEELVENSHSHEAPPGSGEPLLTLKLGKRLYFEDVCPGSDAKKNQSSSGAPIQAVSSGKKSKSNAQNMQYPCCQVEGCGLDLLSAKDYHRKHRVCENHSKSPKVVIAGLERRFCQQCSRFHGLSEFDENKRSCRRRLSDHNARRRKPHPETVQLNPSDLTPSPFAVGRQQISPFTYTTSGAANTVWQDMRRSKQLPQTKDFLLKAVKGNNEIPSIVSMVTEDNSKGVEDSTTCSDTQDFQSALSLLSTESHQPQRLPIASSEYWHTDQHPLASTMWLTYPTCDDTITNRSQEFQLLREPYDSAFSYHHLD, encoded by the exons ATGATTTTCTTCTtttggtttcttcttcttcttcatcctcatATCTGTGTGTCCTTTTTtggtttatcatttttttcttcgGAAAACAAAAATGCCAAGAAAAACAAGCTAGGTTTTCATGAAATTTGCATTCACTCCTCcattctccctctctttctttctctgctcATTGAGCTTCACTCACTGCTTTTTTCAGG ATCACTGAATTTCTCAGCTCTTCCGATGGAGTGGAATGCAAAATCTCCCTCACAATGGGAGTGGGAGCACCTGTTCTTCTCCAATGCAAAAGTAACCGAAAACCCCAAATTACAACCACCACCAGATTGGAGTGGTGAAGCAAATGGAGAAACCAATGTTGGGTTGTTGGACAATTCTGGTGGTAGTGGTTGCTCTGAGTCTGAGCTCATGAACCCATCTTCATCAAGAAGCTCGAAATCTGCTTCCATCAATTCATCTTCCAATAGGGATAGCAAAACATCTATCTTCACCTTAGAAAGTTCCCAAGATGATTCCAGTGGTAAAAAAGAAGAGCTGGTTGAAAACTCTCATTCGCATGAGGCCCCTCCTGGCTCTGGCGAACCGTTGCTTACTCTAAAGCTTGGTAAACGCTTGTATTTTGAGGATGTTTGTCCGGGAAGTGATGCCAAGAAGAACCAGTCTTCCTCGGGTGCTCCGATTCAAGCTGTGAGTAGTGGAAAGAAATCTAAGTCCAATGCTCAGAACATGCAATATCCATGCTGCCAGGTTGAAGGTTGTGGCCTTGACCTCTTGTCAGCTAAAGATTATCATCGCAAACATAGAGTTTGTGAAAATCATTCCAAATCTCCAAAGGTGGTTATTGCTGGTTTGGAACGTCGATTTTGCCAGCAATGTAGCAG GTTCCATGGTCTGTCAGAGTTTGATGAAAACAAAAGAAGCTGCAGACGGCGTCTTTCAGATCACAATGCACGGCGCCGGAAACCTCATCCTGAAACTGTCCAGTTAAATCCATCAGATTTGACTCCGTCGCCTTTTG CAGTTGGGAGGCAACAGATTAGCCCCTTCACTTATACAACGAGCGGAGCCGCGAATACAGTTTGGCAAGACATGCGGCGGAGCAAGCAGCTCCCCCAGACGAAAGATTTTCTGTTGAAGGCTGTGAAAGGCAACAATGAGATACCAAGTATTGTGAGCATGGTCACAGAGGATAATTCCAAAG GTGTAGAGGATTCAACTACGTGCTCTGATACTCAAGATTTCCAGAGTGCTCTCTCTCTTCTGTCAACCGAGTCTCATCAGCCTCAGCGCTTGCCTATTGCTTCCTCAGAATACTGGCACACTGATCAACACCCATTGGCTTCCACCATGTGGCTCACCTACCCAACTTGCGACGACACCATCACCAACCGCTCTCAGGAATTTCAGCTCTTACGAGAACCTTATGATTCTGCTTTTAGTTATCACCACTTGGATTAA
- the LOC112792599 gene encoding squamosa promoter-binding-like protein 10 isoform X6 translates to MNYWILKAFQRSLNFSALPMEWNAKSPSQWEWEHLFFSNAKVTENPKLQPPPDWSGEANGETNVGLLDNSGGSGCSESELMNPSSSRSSKSASINSSSNRDSKTSIFTLESSQDDSSGKKEELVENSHSHEAPPGSGEPLLTLKLGKRLYFEDVCPGSDAKKNQSSSGAPIQAVSSGKKSKSNAQNMQYPCCQVEGCGLDLLSAKDYHRKHRVCENHSKSPKVVIAGLERRFCQQCSRFHGLSEFDENKRSCRRRLSDHNARRRKPHPETVQLNPSDLTPSPFVGRQQISPFTYTTSGAANTVWQDMRRSKQLPQTKDFLLKAVKGNNEIPSIVSMVTEDNSKGIAFASVEDSTTCSDTQDFQSALSLLSTESHQPQRLPIASSEYWHTDQHPLASTMWLTYPTCDDTITNRSQEFQLLREPYDSAFSYHHLD, encoded by the exons ATGAATTATTGGATTTTGAAAGCTTTCCAAAG ATCACTGAATTTCTCAGCTCTTCCGATGGAGTGGAATGCAAAATCTCCCTCACAATGGGAGTGGGAGCACCTGTTCTTCTCCAATGCAAAAGTAACCGAAAACCCCAAATTACAACCACCACCAGATTGGAGTGGTGAAGCAAATGGAGAAACCAATGTTGGGTTGTTGGACAATTCTGGTGGTAGTGGTTGCTCTGAGTCTGAGCTCATGAACCCATCTTCATCAAGAAGCTCGAAATCTGCTTCCATCAATTCATCTTCCAATAGGGATAGCAAAACATCTATCTTCACCTTAGAAAGTTCCCAAGATGATTCCAGTGGTAAAAAAGAAGAGCTGGTTGAAAACTCTCATTCGCATGAGGCCCCTCCTGGCTCTGGCGAACCGTTGCTTACTCTAAAGCTTGGTAAACGCTTGTATTTTGAGGATGTTTGTCCGGGAAGTGATGCCAAGAAGAACCAGTCTTCCTCGGGTGCTCCGATTCAAGCTGTGAGTAGTGGAAAGAAATCTAAGTCCAATGCTCAGAACATGCAATATCCATGCTGCCAGGTTGAAGGTTGTGGCCTTGACCTCTTGTCAGCTAAAGATTATCATCGCAAACATAGAGTTTGTGAAAATCATTCCAAATCTCCAAAGGTGGTTATTGCTGGTTTGGAACGTCGATTTTGCCAGCAATGTAGCAG GTTCCATGGTCTGTCAGAGTTTGATGAAAACAAAAGAAGCTGCAGACGGCGTCTTTCAGATCACAATGCACGGCGCCGGAAACCTCATCCTGAAACTGTCCAGTTAAATCCATCAGATTTGACTCCGTCGCCTTTTG TTGGGAGGCAACAGATTAGCCCCTTCACTTATACAACGAGCGGAGCCGCGAATACAGTTTGGCAAGACATGCGGCGGAGCAAGCAGCTCCCCCAGACGAAAGATTTTCTGTTGAAGGCTGTGAAAGGCAACAATGAGATACCAAGTATTGTGAGCATGGTCACAGAGGATAATTCCAAAGGCATTGCATTTGCAA GTGTAGAGGATTCAACTACGTGCTCTGATACTCAAGATTTCCAGAGTGCTCTCTCTCTTCTGTCAACCGAGTCTCATCAGCCTCAGCGCTTGCCTATTGCTTCCTCAGAATACTGGCACACTGATCAACACCCATTGGCTTCCACCATGTGGCTCACCTACCCAACTTGCGACGACACCATCACCAACCGCTCTCAGGAATTTCAGCTCTTACGAGAACCTTATGATTCTGCTTTTAGTTATCACCACTTGGATTAA
- the LOC112792599 gene encoding squamosa promoter-binding-like protein 10 isoform X5: protein MNYWILKAFQRSLNFSALPMEWNAKSPSQWEWEHLFFSNAKVTENPKLQPPPDWSGEANGETNVGLLDNSGGSGCSESELMNPSSSRSSKSASINSSSNRDSKTSIFTLESSQDDSSGKKEELVENSHSHEAPPGSGEPLLTLKLGKRLYFEDVCPGSDAKKNQSSSGAPIQAVSSGKKSKSNAQNMQYPCCQVEGCGLDLLSAKDYHRKHRVCENHSKSPKVVIAGLERRFCQQCSRFHGLSEFDENKRSCRRRLSDHNARRRKPHPETVQLNPSDLTPSPFAVGRQQISPFTYTTSGAANTVWQDMRRSKQLPQTKDFLLKAVKGNNEIPSIVSMVTEDNSKGIAFASVEDSTTCSDTQDFQSALSLLSTESHQPQRLPIASSEYWHTDQHPLASTMWLTYPTCDDTITNRSQEFQLLREPYDSAFSYHHLD from the exons ATGAATTATTGGATTTTGAAAGCTTTCCAAAG ATCACTGAATTTCTCAGCTCTTCCGATGGAGTGGAATGCAAAATCTCCCTCACAATGGGAGTGGGAGCACCTGTTCTTCTCCAATGCAAAAGTAACCGAAAACCCCAAATTACAACCACCACCAGATTGGAGTGGTGAAGCAAATGGAGAAACCAATGTTGGGTTGTTGGACAATTCTGGTGGTAGTGGTTGCTCTGAGTCTGAGCTCATGAACCCATCTTCATCAAGAAGCTCGAAATCTGCTTCCATCAATTCATCTTCCAATAGGGATAGCAAAACATCTATCTTCACCTTAGAAAGTTCCCAAGATGATTCCAGTGGTAAAAAAGAAGAGCTGGTTGAAAACTCTCATTCGCATGAGGCCCCTCCTGGCTCTGGCGAACCGTTGCTTACTCTAAAGCTTGGTAAACGCTTGTATTTTGAGGATGTTTGTCCGGGAAGTGATGCCAAGAAGAACCAGTCTTCCTCGGGTGCTCCGATTCAAGCTGTGAGTAGTGGAAAGAAATCTAAGTCCAATGCTCAGAACATGCAATATCCATGCTGCCAGGTTGAAGGTTGTGGCCTTGACCTCTTGTCAGCTAAAGATTATCATCGCAAACATAGAGTTTGTGAAAATCATTCCAAATCTCCAAAGGTGGTTATTGCTGGTTTGGAACGTCGATTTTGCCAGCAATGTAGCAG GTTCCATGGTCTGTCAGAGTTTGATGAAAACAAAAGAAGCTGCAGACGGCGTCTTTCAGATCACAATGCACGGCGCCGGAAACCTCATCCTGAAACTGTCCAGTTAAATCCATCAGATTTGACTCCGTCGCCTTTTG CAGTTGGGAGGCAACAGATTAGCCCCTTCACTTATACAACGAGCGGAGCCGCGAATACAGTTTGGCAAGACATGCGGCGGAGCAAGCAGCTCCCCCAGACGAAAGATTTTCTGTTGAAGGCTGTGAAAGGCAACAATGAGATACCAAGTATTGTGAGCATGGTCACAGAGGATAATTCCAAAGGCATTGCATTTGCAA GTGTAGAGGATTCAACTACGTGCTCTGATACTCAAGATTTCCAGAGTGCTCTCTCTCTTCTGTCAACCGAGTCTCATCAGCCTCAGCGCTTGCCTATTGCTTCCTCAGAATACTGGCACACTGATCAACACCCATTGGCTTCCACCATGTGGCTCACCTACCCAACTTGCGACGACACCATCACCAACCGCTCTCAGGAATTTCAGCTCTTACGAGAACCTTATGATTCTGCTTTTAGTTATCACCACTTGGATTAA
- the LOC112792599 gene encoding squamosa promoter-binding-like protein 10 isoform X1: protein MIFFFWFLLLLHPHICVSFFGLSFFSSENKNAKKNKLGFHEICIHSSILPLFLSLLIELHSLLFSGSLNFSALPMEWNAKSPSQWEWEHLFFSNAKVTENPKLQPPPDWSGEANGETNVGLLDNSGGSGCSESELMNPSSSRSSKSASINSSSNRDSKTSIFTLESSQDDSSGKKEELVENSHSHEAPPGSGEPLLTLKLGKRLYFEDVCPGSDAKKNQSSSGAPIQAVSSGKKSKSNAQNMQYPCCQVEGCGLDLLSAKDYHRKHRVCENHSKSPKVVIAGLERRFCQQCSRFHGLSEFDENKRSCRRRLSDHNARRRKPHPETVQLNPSDLTPSPFAVGRQQISPFTYTTSGAANTVWQDMRRSKQLPQTKDFLLKAVKGNNEIPSIVSMVTEDNSKGIAFASVEDSTTCSDTQDFQSALSLLSTESHQPQRLPIASSEYWHTDQHPLASTMWLTYPTCDDTITNRSQEFQLLREPYDSAFSYHHLD, encoded by the exons ATGATTTTCTTCTtttggtttcttcttcttcttcatcctcatATCTGTGTGTCCTTTTTtggtttatcatttttttcttcgGAAAACAAAAATGCCAAGAAAAACAAGCTAGGTTTTCATGAAATTTGCATTCACTCCTCcattctccctctctttctttctctgctcATTGAGCTTCACTCACTGCTTTTTTCAGG ATCACTGAATTTCTCAGCTCTTCCGATGGAGTGGAATGCAAAATCTCCCTCACAATGGGAGTGGGAGCACCTGTTCTTCTCCAATGCAAAAGTAACCGAAAACCCCAAATTACAACCACCACCAGATTGGAGTGGTGAAGCAAATGGAGAAACCAATGTTGGGTTGTTGGACAATTCTGGTGGTAGTGGTTGCTCTGAGTCTGAGCTCATGAACCCATCTTCATCAAGAAGCTCGAAATCTGCTTCCATCAATTCATCTTCCAATAGGGATAGCAAAACATCTATCTTCACCTTAGAAAGTTCCCAAGATGATTCCAGTGGTAAAAAAGAAGAGCTGGTTGAAAACTCTCATTCGCATGAGGCCCCTCCTGGCTCTGGCGAACCGTTGCTTACTCTAAAGCTTGGTAAACGCTTGTATTTTGAGGATGTTTGTCCGGGAAGTGATGCCAAGAAGAACCAGTCTTCCTCGGGTGCTCCGATTCAAGCTGTGAGTAGTGGAAAGAAATCTAAGTCCAATGCTCAGAACATGCAATATCCATGCTGCCAGGTTGAAGGTTGTGGCCTTGACCTCTTGTCAGCTAAAGATTATCATCGCAAACATAGAGTTTGTGAAAATCATTCCAAATCTCCAAAGGTGGTTATTGCTGGTTTGGAACGTCGATTTTGCCAGCAATGTAGCAG GTTCCATGGTCTGTCAGAGTTTGATGAAAACAAAAGAAGCTGCAGACGGCGTCTTTCAGATCACAATGCACGGCGCCGGAAACCTCATCCTGAAACTGTCCAGTTAAATCCATCAGATTTGACTCCGTCGCCTTTTG CAGTTGGGAGGCAACAGATTAGCCCCTTCACTTATACAACGAGCGGAGCCGCGAATACAGTTTGGCAAGACATGCGGCGGAGCAAGCAGCTCCCCCAGACGAAAGATTTTCTGTTGAAGGCTGTGAAAGGCAACAATGAGATACCAAGTATTGTGAGCATGGTCACAGAGGATAATTCCAAAGGCATTGCATTTGCAA GTGTAGAGGATTCAACTACGTGCTCTGATACTCAAGATTTCCAGAGTGCTCTCTCTCTTCTGTCAACCGAGTCTCATCAGCCTCAGCGCTTGCCTATTGCTTCCTCAGAATACTGGCACACTGATCAACACCCATTGGCTTCCACCATGTGGCTCACCTACCCAACTTGCGACGACACCATCACCAACCGCTCTCAGGAATTTCAGCTCTTACGAGAACCTTATGATTCTGCTTTTAGTTATCACCACTTGGATTAA
- the LOC112792599 gene encoding squamosa promoter-binding-like protein 10 isoform X8, which yields MEWNAKSPSQWEWEHLFFSNAKVTENPKLQPPPDWSGEANGETNVGLLDNSGGSGCSESELMNPSSSRSSKSASINSSSNRDSKTSIFTLESSQDDSSGKKEELVENSHSHEAPPGSGEPLLTLKLGKRLYFEDVCPGSDAKKNQSSSGAPIQAVSSGKKSKSNAQNMQYPCCQVEGCGLDLLSAKDYHRKHRVCENHSKSPKVVIAGLERRFCQQCSRFHGLSEFDENKRSCRRRLSDHNARRRKPHPETVQLNPSDLTPSPFVGRQQISPFTYTTSGAANTVWQDMRRSKQLPQTKDFLLKAVKGNNEIPSIVSMVTEDNSKGIAFASVEDSTTCSDTQDFQSALSLLSTESHQPQRLPIASSEYWHTDQHPLASTMWLTYPTCDDTITNRSQEFQLLREPYDSAFSYHHLD from the exons ATGGAGTGGAATGCAAAATCTCCCTCACAATGGGAGTGGGAGCACCTGTTCTTCTCCAATGCAAAAGTAACCGAAAACCCCAAATTACAACCACCACCAGATTGGAGTGGTGAAGCAAATGGAGAAACCAATGTTGGGTTGTTGGACAATTCTGGTGGTAGTGGTTGCTCTGAGTCTGAGCTCATGAACCCATCTTCATCAAGAAGCTCGAAATCTGCTTCCATCAATTCATCTTCCAATAGGGATAGCAAAACATCTATCTTCACCTTAGAAAGTTCCCAAGATGATTCCAGTGGTAAAAAAGAAGAGCTGGTTGAAAACTCTCATTCGCATGAGGCCCCTCCTGGCTCTGGCGAACCGTTGCTTACTCTAAAGCTTGGTAAACGCTTGTATTTTGAGGATGTTTGTCCGGGAAGTGATGCCAAGAAGAACCAGTCTTCCTCGGGTGCTCCGATTCAAGCTGTGAGTAGTGGAAAGAAATCTAAGTCCAATGCTCAGAACATGCAATATCCATGCTGCCAGGTTGAAGGTTGTGGCCTTGACCTCTTGTCAGCTAAAGATTATCATCGCAAACATAGAGTTTGTGAAAATCATTCCAAATCTCCAAAGGTGGTTATTGCTGGTTTGGAACGTCGATTTTGCCAGCAATGTAGCAG GTTCCATGGTCTGTCAGAGTTTGATGAAAACAAAAGAAGCTGCAGACGGCGTCTTTCAGATCACAATGCACGGCGCCGGAAACCTCATCCTGAAACTGTCCAGTTAAATCCATCAGATTTGACTCCGTCGCCTTTTG TTGGGAGGCAACAGATTAGCCCCTTCACTTATACAACGAGCGGAGCCGCGAATACAGTTTGGCAAGACATGCGGCGGAGCAAGCAGCTCCCCCAGACGAAAGATTTTCTGTTGAAGGCTGTGAAAGGCAACAATGAGATACCAAGTATTGTGAGCATGGTCACAGAGGATAATTCCAAAGGCATTGCATTTGCAA GTGTAGAGGATTCAACTACGTGCTCTGATACTCAAGATTTCCAGAGTGCTCTCTCTCTTCTGTCAACCGAGTCTCATCAGCCTCAGCGCTTGCCTATTGCTTCCTCAGAATACTGGCACACTGATCAACACCCATTGGCTTCCACCATGTGGCTCACCTACCCAACTTGCGACGACACCATCACCAACCGCTCTCAGGAATTTCAGCTCTTACGAGAACCTTATGATTCTGCTTTTAGTTATCACCACTTGGATTAA